A single genomic interval of Schistocerca americana isolate TAMUIC-IGC-003095 chromosome 2, iqSchAmer2.1, whole genome shotgun sequence harbors:
- the LOC124594221 gene encoding uncharacterized protein LOC124594221 isoform X1, translated as MHTVSHNVKMRRTLSGSCAIGVFVIALVCVAVAFCAPSWLVSDYRITGAKLNQLGLWSHCFRSLPQPDDEFMRRFFVGCRWIYDPFTTGYDEIQGFLVPGFMIATQFFFTLCFLCILAAFFLVLLYFLCWGPEQTRYILLIIAIGALLMAAGINGGIAVIVFASLGNRNDWMPGQENNFLGWAFGLAVVGVVAAFVSGTLFLVEANIQRKKRKHIQESQSRFEMEHESKA; from the exons AT GCATACCGTGTCTCACAACGTCAAGATGAGGCGTACGCTATCAGGCTCGTGTGCAATTGGTGTTTTTGTAATTGCGCTTGTCTGTGTTGCTGTGGCATTTTGTGCACCAAGTTGGCTTGTTAGCGATTATAGAATAACCGGTGCGAAGTTGAACCAATTGGGGCTGTGGTCTCACTGTTTTCGGTCCTTACCGCAACCAGATGATGAGTTCATGAGAAGATTTTTTGTTGGATGCAGATGGATATATGACCCATTCACAACTGGTTATGATGAGATACAAGGATTCCTCGTACCAG GTTTCATGATCGCGACACAGTTTTTCTTTACACTCTGTTTCCTGTGTATTTTGGCTGCTTTCTTTTTGGTGTTACTTTATTTCCTGTGTTGGGGACCAGAGCAGACacgttatattttattaataattgcCATAGGAGCACTGTTAATGGCAGCAG GTATAAATGGTGGAATAGCTGTAATTGTGTTTGCTTCCCTTGGTAATCGTAATGATTGGATGCCTGGCCAGGAAAATAATTTCCTTGGTTGGGCATTTGGACTGGCAGTTGTAGGTGTTGTAGCAGCTTTTGTCTCAGGAACCTTATTTCTGGTAGAGGCAAACATTCAACGCAAGAAGAGAAAACACATACAGGAATCTCAGTCAAGATTTGAAATGGAGCACGAGTCTAAGGCTTAA
- the LOC124594221 gene encoding uncharacterized protein LOC124594221 isoform X2: protein MRRTLSGSCAIGVFVIALVCVAVAFCAPSWLVSDYRITGAKLNQLGLWSHCFRSLPQPDDEFMRRFFVGCRWIYDPFTTGYDEIQGFLVPGFMIATQFFFTLCFLCILAAFFLVLLYFLCWGPEQTRYILLIIAIGALLMAAGINGGIAVIVFASLGNRNDWMPGQENNFLGWAFGLAVVGVVAAFVSGTLFLVEANIQRKKRKHIQESQSRFEMEHESKA from the exons ATGAGGCGTACGCTATCAGGCTCGTGTGCAATTGGTGTTTTTGTAATTGCGCTTGTCTGTGTTGCTGTGGCATTTTGTGCACCAAGTTGGCTTGTTAGCGATTATAGAATAACCGGTGCGAAGTTGAACCAATTGGGGCTGTGGTCTCACTGTTTTCGGTCCTTACCGCAACCAGATGATGAGTTCATGAGAAGATTTTTTGTTGGATGCAGATGGATATATGACCCATTCACAACTGGTTATGATGAGATACAAGGATTCCTCGTACCAG GTTTCATGATCGCGACACAGTTTTTCTTTACACTCTGTTTCCTGTGTATTTTGGCTGCTTTCTTTTTGGTGTTACTTTATTTCCTGTGTTGGGGACCAGAGCAGACacgttatattttattaataattgcCATAGGAGCACTGTTAATGGCAGCAG GTATAAATGGTGGAATAGCTGTAATTGTGTTTGCTTCCCTTGGTAATCGTAATGATTGGATGCCTGGCCAGGAAAATAATTTCCTTGGTTGGGCATTTGGACTGGCAGTTGTAGGTGTTGTAGCAGCTTTTGTCTCAGGAACCTTATTTCTGGTAGAGGCAAACATTCAACGCAAGAAGAGAAAACACATACAGGAATCTCAGTCAAGATTTGAAATGGAGCACGAGTCTAAGGCTTAA